Proteins encoded together in one Psychrobacter sanguinis window:
- the efp gene encoding elongation factor P, whose product MASFSTNEFKAGLKVMYDGHPCAIIDNEFVKPGKGQAFNRVKLRNLRTGKVLEQTFKSGDSLDAADVVDTEMNYLYNDGEFWHFMHPETFEQLQADANAMADAKQWLKENGNDLCTITLFNGVPLSVTAPNFVELEIVETDPGVRGDTSGGGGKPARLETGAVVRVPLFVQQNEVVRVDTRTGDYQTRVSQ is encoded by the coding sequence GTGGCAAGTTTTTCAACTAACGAATTTAAAGCCGGTCTTAAAGTTATGTACGATGGCCATCCTTGTGCCATTATCGATAACGAATTTGTTAAGCCAGGCAAAGGCCAAGCTTTTAACCGCGTCAAATTACGTAACTTGCGCACGGGCAAAGTATTGGAGCAAACTTTCAAATCAGGCGACAGCTTAGATGCAGCAGATGTTGTAGATACTGAAATGAACTATCTATATAACGATGGTGAGTTTTGGCATTTCATGCACCCTGAGACCTTTGAGCAATTGCAAGCAGATGCTAATGCAATGGCGGATGCGAAGCAATGGTTAAAAGAGAACGGCAACGATTTATGCACCATCACTCTATTCAACGGTGTGCCTTTATCAGTGACTGCACCAAACTTTGTTGAGCTTGAAATCGTTGAAACTGATCCAGGCGTTCGTGGTGATACATCTGGTGGCGGTGGTAAGCCTGCTCGCTTAGAAACGGGTGCTGTGGTTCGTGTGCCTTTATTCGTACAACAAAATGAAGTAGTACGTGTAGATACTCGTACAGGTGATTACCAAACTCGCGTTAGTCAGTAA
- a CDS encoding HAD family hydrolase: MSSAAVNSKAQNSTMMSDLRDKSLIIFDWDGTLMDSIGLIVKSMHIAGEANGFYTTDEAVKSIIGLSLIRGIQILYPQATPEQHLAIQQSYADYYVQASIAPNQPHSQFFEGIEGMLQQLKRQHKQLAVATGKKRAGLDRVMDYSQSRHYFVTSRCADESGSKPDPQMLIDILQETNHKVSEAIFIGDSIHDIQMAKQLDMTSIAVSYGAMSREVLAAQNPTYHVDTPAQLIELLITD, from the coding sequence ATGTCATCGGCAGCGGTGAACTCAAAAGCACAGAATTCAACAATGATGAGTGACTTACGTGATAAGTCGCTCATTATTTTTGATTGGGATGGTACGTTGATGGATTCCATAGGTTTAATTGTTAAATCTATGCATATCGCCGGTGAAGCCAATGGGTTTTATACCACTGATGAAGCGGTTAAATCTATTATCGGCTTAAGTCTTATTCGCGGGATACAGATCTTGTATCCGCAAGCCACCCCAGAGCAGCATTTAGCGATTCAGCAAAGCTATGCTGACTATTATGTGCAGGCAAGTATTGCACCTAATCAGCCTCATTCACAGTTTTTTGAAGGCATTGAGGGTATGTTGCAGCAGCTTAAACGACAACATAAGCAGTTGGCAGTAGCGACAGGCAAAAAGCGCGCTGGACTAGACCGAGTCATGGACTATTCACAAAGTCGTCATTATTTTGTTACCAGTCGATGTGCTGATGAGTCGGGGTCAAAACCGGATCCTCAAATGTTGATTGATATTTTACAAGAGACCAATCATAAGGTCTCTGAGGCCATATTTATTGGAGATAGTATCCATGATATACAGATGGCCAAGCAGCTAGATATGACTTCTATTGCCGTTAGTTATGGGGCAATGAGTAGAGAAGTACTTGCTGCGCAAAACCCTACTTATCATGTCGATACGCCAGCTCAACTGATTGAACTGTTAATCACAGACTAA
- the epmB gene encoding EF-P beta-lysylation protein EpmB produces MINHLPEQKNKQILITSVATGSSELNSNDKFKEKATSNQPISWQTQVADVITDIDQLLAILELSDIKSELYIPKGFGLRVPKAFVAKMKKGDPKDPLLLQVLPSKLEQAKISGYVTDPLAENEQNPIKGLLHKYHSRVLVTVTGACAIHCRYCFRQHFDYQGNLPKSEQLELIQDYIGQHPEIREVLLSGGDPLSLSNRRLFLWLDALEALPQISTIRIHTRLPIVIPERLDSELLSRLQASRCQIVMVVHTNHANEIDEHTANYLLQARQKGITLLNQTVLLAGINDSVSVQVDLSEQLFAAGVLPYYLHLLDKVEGAAHFDMTQRRAVELYWEMLQQLPGYLVPKLVQELPNRPFKTPVDLYNHY; encoded by the coding sequence ATGATAAACCATTTACCCGAACAAAAAAACAAGCAAATCCTTATTACATCAGTCGCTACTGGCTCATCTGAGCTTAATTCGAATGACAAATTTAAGGAGAAAGCTACGAGTAATCAGCCTATCAGTTGGCAAACACAAGTTGCAGATGTTATTACAGATATAGATCAGTTGCTAGCTATTTTAGAATTATCTGATATTAAGTCTGAACTTTATATCCCTAAAGGCTTTGGTTTACGTGTGCCTAAGGCTTTTGTGGCTAAGATGAAAAAGGGTGATCCTAAAGATCCTCTGCTGCTACAAGTACTGCCCAGTAAGCTTGAGCAGGCTAAGATTAGCGGTTATGTGACCGATCCTTTAGCTGAAAATGAACAAAACCCCATTAAAGGTTTGTTACATAAATATCATTCTCGAGTCTTAGTGACCGTTACCGGTGCCTGTGCCATTCATTGCCGTTACTGCTTTAGACAACACTTTGATTATCAAGGAAACTTGCCAAAATCAGAGCAGCTTGAGCTTATCCAAGATTATATTGGTCAACATCCTGAGATTCGAGAAGTGTTATTGAGTGGTGGCGACCCGTTGAGCCTGTCAAATCGACGTTTATTTTTATGGCTAGACGCGTTAGAAGCTTTGCCGCAAATTAGCACCATACGGATTCATACGCGATTGCCTATCGTCATTCCGGAGCGATTAGACTCAGAGCTCTTATCTCGGTTACAAGCCAGTCGCTGCCAAATCGTTATGGTGGTGCATACCAACCATGCCAATGAGATTGATGAGCATACAGCCAATTATTTGCTACAAGCACGGCAAAAAGGCATTACCTTATTGAATCAGACGGTACTGTTAGCAGGAATTAATGACTCAGTGTCGGTACAAGTTGACTTAAGCGAGCAACTTTTTGCAGCAGGCGTGTTGCCTTATTATTTGCATCTGTTGGACAAAGTAGAAGGCGCAGCTCATTTTGATATGACTCAGCGCCGAGCTGTTGAGTTATATTGGGAAATGTTGCAGCAGTTACCGGGGTATTTAGTGCCAAAATTGGTACAAGAGCTTCCTAACCGACCCTTTAAAACGCCAGTAGACCTATACAATCATTATTAA
- the ubiA gene encoding 4-hydroxybenzoate octaprenyltransferase: MTHSTFRNKLQAYIHLTRFDKPVGIELLLWPTLWAVFLAAFGAPSALSEAAMTALPSVLPSWSVLLIFALGAILMRAAGCAINDFADRKVDGSVSRTKGRPLANGRLSAKEAVGAFLVLSLLSASLLLWLPIEVFYWSLGAVFLAFIYPFMKRYTHLPQVFLAAAFGWAIPMAYVAVQGYPDIWCWLLFIAYMCWTVAYDTQYAMADREDDLKIGVKSTAILFGQFDVLIIALLQTAFLGLMGVVLYHYFSDTRLGLIPVYALGLVAILFAQQNRACATRQPMACFKAFLANVWVGRYVFLVVALSCVWIEFNGIS; encoded by the coding sequence ATGACTCATTCTACTTTTCGAAATAAGCTTCAAGCTTACATTCATCTGACTCGCTTTGATAAGCCGGTAGGCATTGAATTGTTATTATGGCCGACATTATGGGCGGTGTTCTTGGCGGCTTTTGGGGCGCCTAGCGCGTTATCTGAAGCGGCCATGACGGCTTTACCCAGTGTATTACCTTCTTGGTCTGTGTTACTGATTTTTGCTTTAGGGGCTATTTTGATGCGTGCGGCAGGCTGTGCCATCAATGACTTTGCAGACCGTAAAGTAGATGGCTCAGTGAGTCGTACCAAGGGGCGCCCTTTGGCCAATGGTAGACTGTCTGCAAAAGAGGCGGTAGGGGCGTTTTTGGTGCTATCTCTATTGAGTGCTAGTCTCTTATTATGGTTACCAATAGAGGTGTTTTACTGGTCTCTCGGGGCAGTTTTCTTAGCCTTTATTTATCCATTTATGAAACGTTATACCCATTTACCTCAAGTGTTTTTGGCAGCTGCTTTTGGATGGGCAATTCCTATGGCTTATGTGGCTGTACAGGGATATCCTGATATCTGGTGCTGGCTATTGTTTATCGCGTATATGTGCTGGACGGTGGCTTATGACACCCAATACGCCATGGCTGATCGCGAAGATGATTTAAAAATTGGGGTCAAGTCTACTGCCATCTTGTTTGGTCAGTTTGATGTGTTAATTATTGCCTTATTACAGACAGCCTTCTTGGGGCTAATGGGCGTGGTGCTGTATCACTATTTCTCTGATACGCGCTTGGGGCTGATTCCGGTCTATGCTTTAGGATTGGTAGCTATTTTATTTGCGCAACAAAATAGAGCGTGTGCCACACGGCAGCCCATGGCTTGTTTCAAAGCGTTTTTGGCCAATGTGTGGGTCGGACGTTATGTATTTTTAGTGGTCGCCTTAAGCTGTGTTTGGATTGAGTTCAACGGGATAAGTTAA
- a CDS encoding c-type cytochrome has protein sequence MMLKIYSPHASVQHSKYRLSVKKLSVSLLLSGLTALSVGCTPTPPDHRAQVTAPVYEAGDSYRGEQLYEDQCSQCHTLKPGSNKKGPQLIGVYMAPSAQLKDYKYSEALEKAHWVWDAKTLDSYIADPEAVLADTRMLSDPIPNAKDRQDIIAYLSTLGREAPPVAEETK, from the coding sequence ATGATGTTAAAAATTTATAGCCCACACGCTAGTGTCCAACACTCAAAGTACCGTCTAAGCGTCAAGAAGTTAAGCGTTTCATTATTATTGTCAGGTTTAACTGCTCTGAGTGTGGGCTGTACACCGACCCCGCCTGATCATCGTGCTCAAGTCACTGCTCCCGTCTATGAGGCAGGGGATAGTTATAGAGGTGAGCAGCTTTATGAGGACCAGTGTAGCCAGTGTCATACGCTAAAGCCAGGCAGCAATAAAAAAGGCCCACAGTTGATTGGGGTCTATATGGCGCCGTCGGCACAACTAAAGGATTACAAATACAGTGAAGCGCTAGAAAAAGCACATTGGGTATGGGATGCCAAAACGCTAGATTCTTATATCGCAGATCCTGAAGCAGTATTGGCAGACACACGTATGCTGTCAGACCCAATACCGAATGCCAAAGACAGACAAGACATTATCGCCTATTTGTCTACTTTAGGCCGAGAAGCACCGCCTGTCGCTGAAGAAACTAAGTAG
- a CDS encoding M23 family metallopeptidase: protein MTYSNAANQSTPPSGSNGPIALLKRLLKILLLLGVGYLAFVYSADIRQQLTTYVGNAMRYSKLIKQDPPQPNSLPTPIPNAHLTDTWGAARSGGRHHEGIDIFAAQGTPIHSTTPGIVRKVGTDSLGGNVVSILGPGGVGHYYAHLQQFADIQPGDWVEVGTVLGYVGDSGNAKGTPPHVHYGIYTQSGAVNPYPLLAK from the coding sequence ATGACCTATTCCAATGCTGCTAATCAAAGCACACCCCCATCTGGCTCAAATGGACCCATAGCCTTACTGAAACGTCTGCTTAAAATCTTGTTACTGCTAGGGGTGGGGTATTTGGCCTTTGTATATTCAGCAGACATTCGTCAACAGTTAACCACGTATGTTGGCAATGCAATGCGATATAGCAAACTGATAAAACAAGACCCGCCTCAGCCAAATAGCTTACCTACGCCTATCCCAAACGCTCATTTAACCGATACTTGGGGAGCGGCTCGAAGTGGAGGGCGTCATCATGAAGGCATAGATATTTTTGCAGCACAAGGAACACCTATTCATAGCACGACCCCAGGTATCGTACGAAAAGTAGGCACAGATTCGTTGGGCGGTAATGTTGTCTCTATATTGGGTCCAGGCGGGGTCGGTCACTATTACGCTCACCTGCAGCAATTTGCTGATATTCAGCCTGGTGACTGGGTAGAAGTGGGCACTGTCTTGGGCTATGTTGGTGATAGTGGCAACGCCAAAGGCACCCCGCCCCATGTACATTATGGCATCTATACCCAATCAGGTGCTGTTAATCCCTACCCACTACTGGCGAAATGA
- a CDS encoding DUF4150 domain-containing protein yields the protein MSKTPRAGSKSTVLIAISNGPSFNYTSYKKDTVAGYTLYSFIDNAEATAEHTFFNGQPAYLLDQTTQPKCFGDAAGRGGGVKSGTVGGKVKPISGSSTIFIEGKALVREGDACTMNNGNVKGMYITVDATQAEQIMAQWADLSTKDALADGGLWAGPGEGNTDRRTGKVYPTKSEQALEVTRIREAYETMIARARFLGQDFAADNLQRFIDGEGSVKNIPSDYIRQYGAIQDAEQRIRGYIEKNQLQGETGEFSIDDNKIVSKDSWDADIYEYNPLSELAYASGASDIRSDVEIVLYKDGDSHYKGEGIVSMNWSDPYDWNEGQGFRIPGTGMVSDDDGIYLKENDGAKDFLMESKWQSSFEGIYNPETKKWESIEWID from the coding sequence ATGAGTAAAACACCACGAGCAGGATCTAAATCGACCGTACTTATTGCAATCAGTAATGGACCCTCATTCAATTACACCTCATATAAAAAAGATACCGTTGCTGGTTATACGTTGTACTCATTTATCGATAATGCAGAGGCGACAGCCGAACATACTTTTTTTAACGGTCAGCCTGCCTACTTACTTGATCAAACTACTCAGCCCAAATGCTTCGGTGATGCAGCGGGTAGAGGAGGCGGTGTGAAATCAGGTACTGTCGGCGGTAAGGTCAAGCCTATATCAGGATCAAGCACTATATTTATCGAAGGCAAGGCACTGGTTAGAGAAGGTGATGCTTGCACGATGAACAACGGCAATGTCAAAGGGATGTATATCACGGTAGATGCCACTCAGGCTGAGCAAATTATGGCGCAATGGGCTGATCTATCAACTAAGGACGCTCTAGCAGATGGTGGGCTTTGGGCAGGTCCTGGAGAGGGAAATACTGATCGACGGACCGGTAAGGTGTACCCTACAAAATCTGAACAGGCTTTAGAGGTCACTAGAATTAGGGAAGCATATGAGACCATGATTGCTAGAGCTAGGTTCTTAGGACAAGATTTTGCGGCAGATAATCTACAACGCTTTATTGATGGTGAAGGTAGTGTTAAAAATATTCCTTCTGACTATATTAGGCAATATGGCGCTATACAAGATGCAGAACAAAGAATCAGAGGTTATATTGAGAAAAATCAATTACAGGGTGAAACAGGTGAATTTTCTATAGACGATAATAAAATAGTATCTAAAGACAGTTGGGATGCTGATATCTACGAATACAACCCACTTTCTGAGTTAGCCTACGCATCAGGAGCAAGTGATATCAGATCGGATGTTGAAATAGTATTATATAAAGATGGCGATTCACACTATAAAGGAGAGGGGATTGTCAGTATGAATTGGAGTGATCCTTACGATTGGAATGAAGGACAAGGGTTTCGCATACCGGGAACGGGTATGGTGAGCGATGACGATGGTATATATCTAAAAGAAAACGACGGTGCAAAAGATTTTTTAATGGAATCCAAATGGCAGTCATCTTTTGAAGGTATCTATAACCCAGAAACTAAAAAATGGGAATCGATCGAATGGATAGATTGA
- a CDS encoding RluA family pseudouridine synthase, which yields MNNENSKIERDLDGLMASVGVEPSQVRRHSTKARPQSADEDIKDFSQVNHLEVTRHQHGQRVDNFLLARLKGMPRAHIYKMIRSDEVRINNKRCKPYDNLERGDVVRIAPVRLATREKPVISEGFAKSLLERVVYEDEGLIVLNKPSGMAVHGGSGLDFGVIEAMRDATSKKYLELVHRIDKDTSGLLMIAKKRSTLKVLQEHLREKTIQKHYLCIVKGQPALNDISIDAPLLRYTLASGERRVRVDKNSPDAKTSQTTCKVLARFEINGEPVSLIEAMPHTGRTHQIRVHLAYLGHPILGDDKYHIQDNSGVRRLCLHAWQLDIPEYETIKAPLPEDMQSLLPADLNLD from the coding sequence ATGAATAATGAAAATAGCAAAATAGAGCGTGACTTAGACGGTCTTATGGCCAGTGTTGGCGTTGAACCTTCTCAGGTTAGACGTCATTCTACCAAGGCGCGTCCGCAAAGTGCTGATGAAGATATTAAAGATTTTAGTCAGGTCAATCATTTAGAAGTGACCCGTCACCAACATGGTCAGCGCGTGGATAACTTCCTCTTAGCACGTCTTAAAGGCATGCCTCGCGCCCATATTTATAAAATGATTCGCTCTGATGAAGTGCGTATCAACAACAAACGCTGCAAGCCTTATGACAATCTTGAGCGTGGTGATGTGGTACGCATTGCCCCAGTTAGATTGGCCACTCGTGAAAAACCAGTAATTAGCGAAGGCTTTGCTAAGAGCTTACTAGAGCGTGTGGTATATGAAGACGAGGGGCTTATTGTATTAAATAAGCCTTCTGGTATGGCAGTGCATGGTGGTAGCGGCTTGGACTTCGGGGTTATTGAAGCCATGCGCGATGCCACTAGTAAAAAATATCTAGAATTGGTGCACCGTATTGACAAAGACACTTCCGGCTTATTGATGATTGCTAAGAAGCGCTCGACCCTAAAAGTGTTACAAGAGCATTTACGCGAGAAGACCATCCAAAAGCATTACTTGTGTATCGTCAAAGGGCAACCTGCGTTGAACGATATCAGCATTGATGCGCCGTTATTGCGTTATACGCTTGCCAGTGGTGAGCGACGAGTTAGGGTAGATAAGAATAGTCCCGACGCTAAGACGAGCCAAACCACGTGCAAGGTATTGGCCCGCTTTGAAATTAATGGTGAGCCGGTTAGTCTCATTGAAGCGATGCCACATACGGGCCGCACCCATCAAATCCGAGTGCATTTGGCTTATTTAGGTCATCCTATTCTGGGTGATGACAAATACCATATTCAGGATAACTCTGGGGTGCGTCGTCTGTGTCTACATGCGTGGCAACTAGATATTCCTGAGTATGAAACTATTAAAGCACCGCTACCAGAAGACATGCAATCTTTGTTGCCTGCTGACTTAAACTTAGATTAA
- a CDS encoding DUF4112 domain-containing protein, translating to MAKPSKTALNTQTSLEAQSRFQQNLIKEGLTRSQAIEMERSLAKFANTMDSFVRIPFTKQGVGADAALSTIPVAGDVAGLLLTGYAFVLGRRLGVPAAKLIPAIRLALIDLVVGVVPVAGTVMDVFLRPSRKTLEIVRAHLKTEYDIEETAHIERPFMHQALQKKQQRSKFWRNPVMAWVYLHIPDILGLIVLILMGLALWSVSSWMVGLFSNQV from the coding sequence ATGGCAAAACCTTCTAAGACCGCCTTAAACACTCAAACCTCACTAGAGGCACAAAGCCGGTTTCAACAAAACCTAATTAAAGAAGGTTTGACACGGTCTCAAGCGATAGAAATGGAGCGTAGTTTGGCTAAATTTGCCAATACTATGGACTCTTTTGTACGTATTCCTTTTACCAAACAAGGGGTCGGTGCAGATGCGGCACTGTCGACTATTCCGGTAGCAGGTGATGTGGCAGGGCTGTTATTAACGGGCTATGCTTTTGTGTTAGGCAGAAGACTGGGTGTGCCAGCAGCTAAACTAATACCGGCTATTAGGTTGGCCTTAATTGATTTGGTAGTTGGAGTGGTGCCCGTAGCTGGCACCGTCATGGATGTCTTTTTACGACCCAGTCGTAAGACGTTAGAGATTGTAAGGGCACACTTAAAGACGGAATATGACATAGAGGAGACCGCTCATATTGAGCGTCCATTTATGCATCAAGCATTGCAAAAAAAGCAGCAGCGCTCGAAATTTTGGCGAAATCCAGTGATGGCTTGGGTTTATTTGCATATTCCTGATATTTTAGGATTAATTGTGCTGATACTAATGGGGCTTGCACTTTGGAGCGTAAGTAGCTGGATGGTTGGTTTGTTTAGCAATCAGGTTTAA